AGGTTCCGCACCATTTGCTCGTACGTGAGGATATCCCGCCCGCCGATGTCGAACGACCGACCGGCCGTTTCCGGTTTTTCGAGCACGCCGACCAGGTATTTGACCACGTCCCGGATACCGATCGGCTGGCACAGCCGATTCGACCACCGGGGAAACAGGATGATCGGCAGGTTCTGTACCAGGTGCTTGAGGATCTCGAAGGAGGCGCTGCCCGAGCCGATGATGATGGAGGCCCGCAGGATCGTCACCGGTACACGACCCTGCTGAAGGGCGCAGGCCACCGCCTGCCGGCTACGCAGATGTTCCGAGGGGGCGGTCTCGGCACAACCGACACCGCCGAGGTAGATGATGCGCTGGACGCCGGCTTTTTCGGCCGCCTGGCGGATGTTCACGGCCGCCTCCAGATCGGCTGCAGCGAAACGCGCCTGCCCCATCACCATCGAGTGGATCAGGTAGTAGAGGGTATGCACCCCTTGCAGTGCCGGCCCGAGTGTTCCCGGGCACATCGCATCGGCCGCCACGATCTCGGCCCGGGGCCACCGTTCCGCGAACCGCATGGCGTCGGCCCGGACCATGGCACGCACGCAATAGCCACGGGCGAGCAGTTCGGGGACCAGCCGGCCCCCGATGTACCCGGAGGCGCCGGTGACGGCCACGAGCCCGTCGTCAGGCCGGGGTGTAGTGTCGAGATCGTGGCAGAAGAGTGGGTCGGGACAACCGGGACAGGCAGGCGATCCGGCCAGTTCGGGATCCCGCAGGATCCCAGCCTGTCCCCAGTTGGGAAGCCGGTCGGAGCTGAAACCCCTGTCCAGTCGGTGGGTGAAGTTCCGGATCTCCGTGCGGACGGCGGCCATGCCGGCCCCGGACTGGAGGCTGGCTTCCCCTGCGGCCAGTCCCGCCGTGGAGACGGCCTTGTCCGACGAATCCACCATTCTGCTCCATTCACGGAATCTAGGCGAGGGAAGGTCAATCGAAGCGGGGTAAATCACCACCGTCCAGGAATGGTTCCCCGCATCCGGATTATAGACCCATATATCCCACTGAACTAGTATATAATCTTAGCAACCGCCCATTCCTCGCCCTGTTGCCGGTCGGCGATAGATATCCGGCGATGTGGGCATTCGTCGGTCACCCGGCGACCGGGCGGGCAATAGGAGGTTGATATTTCCAATAGCGGGCCTACGGTCTGGTCGGGCATCAGGTGCGCGAGCTTTCGAACGTATCTTTCCCGGCAGGATGGCATGTGGCAGTATAGAATGGACGGGGTTCTGAGGGTCAGGCATTTGATATCGGTTGATTTCAATTGTTACTCGATCGCGAGTATGATTGGCTCTATGGAAGGAGCGTAAGTACTAACGCCGCTTGCAAAGGTATTGCGTACCAAGTGACGAGGGGGGCTGCCATCAAATTCATCACCTATTTCCTGATCCTGCTGGCGCTGGGACTCGGCGAACGTAGCCTAGGGCCCCACGGCACGCGACTGACCACGCTGCTGGCCCTCTGTGCTGTGCTTCCGCTCCTGTTGCGCGGTCTCTGGCTGATCGACTGGCGCATGTGGCGGGCCTCGCTCCCCGGTCTCGCCGCGATCGCGACTGCCGTCTGCTGGTACACGACCGCGGACGCCGCGCAGTACTTCGCCCTGGGGGCGTCGCTGGCCTGCCTGTCTATCGCGGTGCGGCGCACCGTCCCCCGGGACGTCCTGGCCGACGCCTCACCGGCATCTACGGTCATCGCCTTCGCCCTTTTCGTGGCCGTCCGGGACCATCTCGACCTCTGGACCCAGCTGATCACTGCCTCCATACGGACAACGTTCTGGTTCTCGAATCTATGGGGGCAGTCGTTGCGTCTGGGGCCGACCTATTCCGGCCTCTGGCTGTTGGTCGCCTGCCTGCTGGCGCTGGTGATGATCGCCACCGGAACGCGCCACCGGCCCTGGCGGCTGATCGCCGCCTTCGTGCTGCTGCCGCTGCTGGCCTTGGCCGCCATCCCCTTGCGCGGCCTGGTGCCGACCCACTATCACGGCGCGCCGGCGACCGCCGTCCTCGCCTGGCGCCTGGTCCAGTTCATCCTGCTGCTGGCGCCGGTAGCTCTGCTGACCGCGACCCGCGGCCGGGACGAAGTGTTGGCGGCACAAGCCCCGCCGCACGCCGCCCCTTGGCGCGGGATCGCCACGGTTGCGTGTGCGGCCGCGGCTCTGGGCGGTCTCGTGCTGTTGAGCTGGAGCCGGCCCGTTCCTTGGCATCCCGGGCGGGTCTTGATCGACACCCGCGGGTCGTTCAACATGGAACCCTTCCGCTGGGGCGCCTACGCCCGCGATGTAGCCCAGGGCGCTTCTCTGGCCACGCTGCCACATGTGCTGGGCGCGTACGGTTTCGCGACGGCGGCATCTGACACCATGATCGACGCTGCCGCGCTGGCCGAGACAGACGTCCTGGTGGTCATGAATCCCGACACCTTCTACACCGAAGCCGAGCACGCGGCCGTCTGGGAGTTCGTCGACCGCGGAGGCGGCCTGCTGGTCCTGGGTGATCACACCAATATCATGGGTGTGATGGAGCCCTTCAACGCCCTGCTGCAGCCGGTGGGCATCGGACTGAATTTCGATTCAGTCATTCCCAGGGTCGACCGCTGGTCTTGGTACGGCTGCATGCGTTTCCACCCCCATCCGCTGACACGGGGCCTGCGCGACGAGGCCGAGATCAAGCTCAGCGTGGGCGCCAGCCTGACGCTGGCAGCCGGGGCGATTACCTTGTTGAGCGGACGGGACGCCTACGCCGACGCCGGCAACTGGGACAACGCGCAGGGTGCCTACCTGGGCAACATGGCCTTCGACCGGTCCGAGATCGAGGGTGATCTGCTCCTGGCTGCCGAGGCGCCCTACGGCCGGGGAAAGGTGATCGCCTTCGGGGATACCTCGCCCTTCCAGCGCACCACCGTCAGCCTGTCGCACGAGCTGATGGCCAGGATCTTCAACTATCTCGGCACGCCCGGCGGCGCAGTGGCCGGGCGGCAGGTGCGCGGCGCCGGCGCGATACTGCTGGTCGTCGCCGGGACTCTGCTGCTGGCGCTCGGCAGGCGCCGCCCCATGGCGCCGGCGGTGTTCGCCATCCTGGCCTCGATCTGGCTGCTGGCGCTGGCAGGGCACGCGACATTCGCCCTGCCGCCGGCGCCGGTCGGCGAGAACGTGGCGTGGCTGGACCTGTCCCACGGCAATCGTGTGGACCTGCATGCCGGCCGGGATGACGGTCTCGGCGGTCTGCAGAACCATCTGTGGCGCCACGGCTACGTGCCGCTGGCGATGCGCGCGTTCGACCGCGACCGGCTGCTGGCCTCGGAGCTCTTCGTCACGGTGGCGCCGGCCTTCCCCTATTCTCGGCACGAGTGCGCCGCCCTGCGCGCCTTCGTCGAGAACGGGGGCCTGCTGATCGTGTCCGCCGGCTACGAGGAGCGCAACGGTGCCGCGGACCTGCTGGCTGAATTCGGCTATGCTGTCGGTTCCACGCCCCTGGGCTCGGCGCACGTCGCCGAGACGCTGCTCACGGGACAGCGTGTCTACATGCACGAATCCTGGCCGGTGCTCCAGCCGGCCGGCCAGGGCGAGATCTGGGTCCGGTGCTGGGGGTACCCCATCGTGGTCTTCGAGACGTTCGGGGCGGGCGGTCTGCTGGTGATCGCCGATTCGATGTTCCTCAGCGAGAAGAGGCTGGAGAGCCCCGACGAATTCGTCGAGGAGAATATCGATTTCCTCCGCGCGGCGATCGAGACCGCACGGCAGCGGATGGGAGGTGAAAAGTGATGCGCCGTTTCTGGCTCGCCCTCTGGCTGGCCGTTCTGGCTTGGGACGGTTTCTCCCCGCATATCGAATCCGCGGCGGCTCCCCCGCTGGCCTGGGCGGCCCTGATCGCCTGCGGCCTGCTGTTGATCTCGCGCCGGCGCGGCGACCAGCCCCTCTTCACCCGGTGGCCGTCCGTGGTGTGCGCGCTCGCCGCGTGCGGCGCCGGCTGCCTGCTGCCCTGGCCAGAAAGGGTGGGACCGCTGCTGGTCGCCGGTGGGCTGATACTCGGGCTGGTCCCCGTGCTGAACCGGTTGACCCGGGGCAACAACTGGCGGATACCGTCGGCCGCCGGCGGCCTGTTGTGGCTCAGCGCCGGCGTGTCACACGCTTACCGGGTATGGGAGGCGTCGTATCACGACCTGGACTTCATGGCCGGACCGCTGGCTGCGTTTTACCGTCTGTTAGGCCTGCCGGCGGCCGCTGATCCGCCGCTGGTGCATCTGCAGGTGGTCGGCAACCTGCAGACGATCGATTGCACCCTCGAGAAGCTGGTGGGCCATCCCCTGCCGGTGATCGTTGTGGCCGGCCTGGTCGCGATCTTCCTGCTGAACGGCCGGCGCGCCGGTTGGCGCCTGCCGTTGCTGCTGCTGTTGCTGGCGGCCGTCTACGCCTTCTTCAGGTCGGCGGCCCTGGGCCTGGCTCTCGAGCAGATGAACGAGGCCGGCATCTACTACCGGCGCATCTGGGTCTTTGGCAGCCTGCTGCCGCTGATCCTGTTGCTGACGTGGGTTGTGCCGCCGCTGCGGCATGAACGGGGCGCCGACCTTGCACCGGCAGGGCGCGTGTCGGTCGCCGCCACCGGACGCGGATGGACGGATCCGCTGCTGGCGGTCCTGCTGGGTGTCGGCCTGGCCGGTGCCCTCGGCTTCTACGATCCTGGCGATCCCAAGCCCGGCCGTGTGATGATCGACGAGAACCATTCCAACTGGGAGTGGTCGACCGTCGCGTTGAACACCGAGAGCTACGGCGTGCAGACCGTCTACAACTACTCCGAACTGGTGCGCTACCTGCGCCACTTTTACGCGGTGGACCAGAACTTCGCGGTGCTCGGCGACAGCCTGCTCGCGGCTGTGGACGTGTTGATTCTCAAGACGCCGACCAAACCCTATGCGGACGCGGAAGTGGACGCCGTCGTGCGCTTCGTCGAGCGGGGCGGCGGCCTCTGGCTGGTGGGCGATCACACCAACGTCTTCGGCATGAGCACGAACCTGAACAGGGTGGGCCGGCATTTCGGCATGACCTACAACTACGACGCGGTCATAGACCTGCTGACCTACGGTCGGCAGTACTACCGGCACCCGCGTCTGTTCGCCCACCCCTCGCTGCGCCACCTGCCGCCACTCTTGCTGGCCACTTCCTCCAGCATGGTCGGCCCGCTGCTCAGCCAGCCGGTCATGATCGGCCGTACCCTGCTCTCGGACCAGCTTGACTACTCCGTCAACGCGTTCTTCGGGGATTTCCGGCCGAGCGCCGGCGAATCCTTCGGCGCGATGCTGCAATCCGTGGCCGTGCCCCGCGGCCGCGGTCGCGTGCTGGGCTTCAGCGACAGCACCATCTTCTCGAACTTCTTCATGTTCATCCGCGGCAAGCCGGAGCTGGCCCTGGGCAGCGTGGCCTGGCTGATGTCGACCAACCGGTTCGGCTGGGTGCGTCACGCCCTGCTGGCGATGGCGGGGATCGGCGCGCTGCTGCTTCTGGTGCGGTTGCCGCGACAGCACGGCGCGGCGCCCTTCGTCCTGCAGATGATCCTGGCCACTCTCTTCTTTGCCCTGACCGCGCGGGCGCTCGATCGCTGGACCGCGGCATGGTCCACGCTGCCGCGGCCGCACACTCCCCTGCCCACGGTGGCCTTCGACCGCGGCAAGACCGACTACGACATCCCGGACATCCGGGAGGTCGCCGATGAATCGCCCGCCAGCTTCCACACCTTCTACGTGTGGACCCAGCGTACGGGCTGGATCCCGACCACCGGGCTCTTCGAGGACTGCCTGGCCGCTGCGCGGGCGACCGTGCTGATCAGGCCCAGCGGCCACTACCATGCCACCGAACTGGCGGAACTGGAGGACCACGTGAGGCAGGGTGGCGGTCTGCTGGTGCTGGACTCGCCGCACAGCCGCCACTCGGCGGCGCAGTCGATCCTGCAGGCGTTCGGCATGGGCTTCAGCCCCGCGGAGATGGAGAGCGTCACGGTCAGCCCCGCCGCCGGCGGCCTCGAGACGACCGAACTGCACCACGTGCGCGGCGTGACCGGCGGCCGGCCGGTCCTGGTCGCGTCCGACGGCACCGCCGTGCTCGCGTACACGGACTTCGGCCGCGGCAGGGTAGTGGCGATGTGCGCCGCGGACAACTTCACCGACGCGGTGATGGGTACCACCTCGGCCGTCCCCACGCCGGAGCAGCTGGCGCTCTATCGGATCGAGTACCTTATCTTCGAGGAACTGCTGGATACCGCTGGGGCCTGGCCCGCCCGCGACGGGGAACCGCCGGCAGGAGGTGGCGGCTAGTCTGCGTCGTGGCTCCGCAGCCAATCCCGCCACAGGACGAGTACGCTGTCCGGCACCTCCGGCAGGGGATCCCCGCGCCAGAGGCGCGCCCCCGCCTGCGCTTCCTCTTCCGGAAGCAGATGCTGCCCCTCGCGATCTAGGAACCGCGGCCGGCGGCGGATGTTGCCGTCGGTCCCCACGTAATCGGAGCAGACGCCGCCGGCGGCCCCGCCCTCGTTCTCCCAGACCTGGTTGCCGCGGAAGGTGGCGGGCGCGTCGTCGTCCAGCTGGAAGACGGCGCTCTCGCCGCGGTTGTAGGCCAGGACGTTCTCCACGATCAGGGCCGGCGAGGAATCGCAGTAGATGCCGCCGCCCCCGCTGCTGGCGGCGTTGCCGACGATCGTGTTGGCGTAGATGACCGGGCAGGAGTTGAGGGCCAGGATCCCGCCGCCGCTGACGGCGCTGTTGTCGAAGATCAGGTTGTTGTAGACCAGCGGCGCACAGTCCTGGTAGGCGGAGATCGCCCCCCCCAGATAGCCTTCGTTGTCGCGGAAGACGTTGAAGGCGATCACCGGGCGGCAATCGTAGTTCGTGTAGACGCCCGGACCCAGGTAGCCCAGGTGGTCGCGGAAGACGTTGTTGATGATCAGCGGGCTGCTGCGGTGCAGGTAGATGCCGCCGCCGCCCGAGTTGGCATGGGGCCGGCGGCCGTTCTGGAGGGTGAGGCCGGCGATCGTGGTCGTGGAATCGATGCCGCGGCCGAAGAGGCAATAGCGATCGCCGGCGGCGTCGATGATCGTCGAATCGGGCCCCGCGATACCGATCAGCGAGACGCCTGAACGCAGGGTGAAGCTGCCCCGGTAGGTGCCCGGGTTCAGCAGCAGGGTATCTCCCGGTGCGGCGGACTGCAGCCGTGCGGCCAGACCCTGGACGGAATCGGCCGGAGACGGGAACGTGTCGATCCGGGCGGCGGCGGCGGGACCGCCTGTCAGTCCGCAGGCGAGGCCCACGGCGAGAAACATCAGGATCGCGGCGCGGCGCGGCATGCGACTCCCTCGCTGCTCGCGAAGGTGCCGGGGACCGGAGCCCCCGGCACCTCGTGTTTGATCCGTTCTCCGCGGGGAGAGCGGACTACTTGCGGTACTGGGTCTTGACTTCACCCCAGCTGCAATCGTCGTTGCTGACCTCGCAGGTCGGACCGATCGTACATGCGATACCATCGGTACAACCCGTAGTGCCGCTCGTGCACACGGTCGCTGCGGTGCAAGCGCCGGCTGCCGACGTACAGCTCTGGCCACCCGTACAGGTCGGACCGAACGTACAGGCATTGGCTGCGGAGGTGCAGTTGATGCCGGCCGTACAGCCGGTCGCGTCGAAGGTGCAGGCGTTGCCTCCGGTACAGCCGGGACCCGCGGTGCAGGTGCCGTCGGCGGAGGTACACGCCGTACCCAGAGTACAGGCGTCGGGACCGGTCGTGCAGTTCAGGCCACCGGTACACTGCGTGCCGATGGTACAGGCGTTCGACCCGAAGGTGCAGTTCTCACCGAGCGTACAGTTGGTACAGTCGGTGCAGACATCCCACGTGCAACGCACGCCGGCCGTGCATGCGGCAGGCCCGAACGTACAGTTGGCACCCAGCGTGCACCAGGCGCCGGACGTACAGGTCTCGCCGGCCGTGCACCCGGAGATGCTGGTGCAGGTTCCACCGACCGTGCAACCGGAGCCCTGGGTACAGGATTCCGCGCCGGTGCACAGAGGCGTCTGTGTGCAGTCGAGTGCCGCCGTACATGTCTGGGCCGTACAGAGAGAACCCTGCGTACACCCTTCCTCTTGTGTGCAGAGTGCTGTCCCCCCACTGGTTGTTTCGTCGAACTTGTCGGGGTTGCCGGCGACGGTTTCCGCGGCGATGGCCGCGTCACCCACCCGCCAGACTTTCTGCTGCATCCCGTTTGCAGACAGGTCGGAGATGTGCTTGTACAAGGGCGATTCAACATCAACCTCTCCTGCGATCCCCCGGGCGAATGCCGGCGTCGATCCCAGGACGACGGCGAGCACCAGCACGGTGCAAGCCATCAATAGCATTTTCTTCATCATGATTATCACCCCCCTTCAATAGATGCTGTTGTGGCGATCGCCCGCGAAGAGCGCCGCTGAGGCGGACCACAACATTCGTGCAGGGGAAAAGCCTAGCATATCGGCGCACAGAATTTTCAAGAATCATGTGGGCAGTGGCTCTGCTTCTGTATGTAAATTCACCGGGGGTAAAAAATGACTTCTGCCTTCTGGAATTTGACAGTCGCAATACCGATCTTCTTAACCTAACTTGTCGCGTGTTCAACCACTTGAGGACTCTTGACCAAGGGAGAATGACAGATCAACGTGGAACGGGGATACGGATCGATCGAGCCGGAATCACCGCGAATCCCACCGGGAAGTTGAGGGGATGCCACGTAGGAGGGTGACCCGGAGGTGAATCGAGAAACTGCGGCGGGAAAAAGGAATCGGGCCACCGTCGGGCAACCCGTTTCAAGACTTGTGGTTCTCTGGTCGGGGCGAGAGGATTTGAACCTCCGACCCCTTGCCCCCCATGCAAGTGCGCTACCGGACTGCGCCACGCCCCGACCGAGATGTCCCAGCACGGGCGATAACCCGCGCGGTTCGACAATCTAATACGCTCCCGTCGGCATCACAAGCGCGGAATGGTCTGGTCACTCCCCCTTGGCCTTCATCTCCTTGAGGAGATCCATGACCTCCTTCAGCTCGCGTCTGAGGTGGGCGATCCGCTTGCCGCGGTTCTGACCCTCGAAGAGCGATTCCTGCG
The window above is part of the bacterium genome. Proteins encoded here:
- a CDS encoding GldG family protein codes for the protein MRRFWLALWLAVLAWDGFSPHIESAAAPPLAWAALIACGLLLISRRRGDQPLFTRWPSVVCALAACGAGCLLPWPERVGPLLVAGGLILGLVPVLNRLTRGNNWRIPSAAGGLLWLSAGVSHAYRVWEASYHDLDFMAGPLAAFYRLLGLPAAADPPLVHLQVVGNLQTIDCTLEKLVGHPLPVIVVAGLVAIFLLNGRRAGWRLPLLLLLLAAVYAFFRSAALGLALEQMNEAGIYYRRIWVFGSLLPLILLLTWVVPPLRHERGADLAPAGRVSVAATGRGWTDPLLAVLLGVGLAGALGFYDPGDPKPGRVMIDENHSNWEWSTVALNTESYGVQTVYNYSELVRYLRHFYAVDQNFAVLGDSLLAAVDVLILKTPTKPYADAEVDAVVRFVERGGGLWLVGDHTNVFGMSTNLNRVGRHFGMTYNYDAVIDLLTYGRQYYRHPRLFAHPSLRHLPPLLLATSSSMVGPLLSQPVMIGRTLLSDQLDYSVNAFFGDFRPSAGESFGAMLQSVAVPRGRGRVLGFSDSTIFSNFFMFIRGKPELALGSVAWLMSTNRFGWVRHALLAMAGIGALLLLVRLPRQHGAAPFVLQMILATLFFALTARALDRWTAAWSTLPRPHTPLPTVAFDRGKTDYDIPDIREVADESPASFHTFYVWTQRTGWIPTTGLFEDCLAAARATVLIRPSGHYHATELAELEDHVRQGGGLLVLDSPHSRHSAAQSILQAFGMGFSPAEMESVTVSPAAGGLETTELHHVRGVTGGRPVLVASDGTAVLAYTDFGRGRVVAMCAADNFTDAVMGTTSAVPTPEQLALYRIEYLIFEELLDTAGAWPARDGEPPAGGGG
- a CDS encoding right-handed parallel beta-helix repeat-containing protein; this translates as MPRRAAILMFLAVGLACGLTGGPAAAARIDTFPSPADSVQGLAARLQSAAPGDTLLLNPGTYRGSFTLRSGVSLIGIAGPDSTIIDAAGDRYCLFGRGIDSTTTIAGLTLQNGRRPHANSGGGGIYLHRSSPLIINNVFRDHLGYLGPGVYTNYDCRPVIAFNVFRDNEGYLGGAISAYQDCAPLVYNNLIFDNSAVSGGGILALNSCPVIYANTIVGNAASSGGGGIYCDSSPALIVENVLAYNRGESAVFQLDDDAPATFRGNQVWENEGGAAGGVCSDYVGTDGNIRRRPRFLDREGQHLLPEEEAQAGARLWRGDPLPEVPDSVLVLWRDWLRSHDAD
- a CDS encoding GldG family protein; protein product: MTRGAAIKFITYFLILLALGLGERSLGPHGTRLTTLLALCAVLPLLLRGLWLIDWRMWRASLPGLAAIATAVCWYTTADAAQYFALGASLACLSIAVRRTVPRDVLADASPASTVIAFALFVAVRDHLDLWTQLITASIRTTFWFSNLWGQSLRLGPTYSGLWLLVACLLALVMIATGTRHRPWRLIAAFVLLPLLALAAIPLRGLVPTHYHGAPATAVLAWRLVQFILLLAPVALLTATRGRDEVLAAQAPPHAAPWRGIATVACAAAALGGLVLLSWSRPVPWHPGRVLIDTRGSFNMEPFRWGAYARDVAQGASLATLPHVLGAYGFATAASDTMIDAAALAETDVLVVMNPDTFYTEAEHAAVWEFVDRGGGLLVLGDHTNIMGVMEPFNALLQPVGIGLNFDSVIPRVDRWSWYGCMRFHPHPLTRGLRDEAEIKLSVGASLTLAAGAITLLSGRDAYADAGNWDNAQGAYLGNMAFDRSEIEGDLLLAAEAPYGRGKVIAFGDTSPFQRTTVSLSHELMARIFNYLGTPGGAVAGRQVRGAGAILLVVAGTLLLALGRRRPMAPAVFAILASIWLLALAGHATFALPPAPVGENVAWLDLSHGNRVDLHAGRDDGLGGLQNHLWRHGYVPLAMRAFDRDRLLASELFVTVAPAFPYSRHECAALRAFVENGGLLIVSAGYEERNGAADLLAEFGYAVGSTPLGSAHVAETLLTGQRVYMHESWPVLQPAGQGEIWVRCWGYPIVVFETFGAGGLLVIADSMFLSEKRLESPDEFVEENIDFLRAAIETARQRMGGEK
- a CDS encoding SDR family oxidoreductase; the encoded protein is MAAVRTEIRNFTHRLDRGFSSDRLPNWGQAGILRDPELAGSPACPGCPDPLFCHDLDTTPRPDDGLVAVTGASGYIGGRLVPELLARGYCVRAMVRADAMRFAERWPRAEIVAADAMCPGTLGPALQGVHTLYYLIHSMVMGQARFAAADLEAAVNIRQAAEKAGVQRIIYLGGVGCAETAPSEHLRSRQAVACALQQGRVPVTILRASIIIGSGSASFEILKHLVQNLPIILFPRWSNRLCQPIGIRDVVKYLVGVLEKPETAGRSFDIGGRDILTYEQMVRNLADLLRVRRSFIRSPLSALRLHSYFLSLITPVPGPIVFCLMDGLKSDTVCENDHIRQHLEFCPLGYREALLLAFSREEQDNVATRWSDAYPPAHELALKLYEVTPRPRYRAVYSLPTQQSPADLFQSFCQVGGQEGWFHNNWMWRLRGMIDRVFFGVGTARGRRARRSLQINDVIDFWRVEDLRPGRRLLLRSEMKLPGRAWLEFLVRRVGKERRVVIVAYFDTRSLFGRLYWLVLLPFHGVIFENLLRQIENRCGPLPRKASSAT